The sequence GCGGCTTGAATTCGATCTTGCAAAAATTGTTTTAATTCCTCAATTAAATCCTGATAATCGGTTAAAGTCTGCATAGTTTTCGGTGTTCCTCGAAGGTGCATTAAAATAATAGGAACGTTTAATTGAGCCACCACAGATAACATTTCAGGATCAAAGGTTGCGCCGGAAATATCATTAATCATATCTCCTCCTGCTTTTACAGCAACTTCCGCAACTTGAGAACGAGTTGTATCCACAGAAATCGGAATTTCTGCTAACACTTCATCGGAACTATTTCTAATTGCTTCAATCACAGGAATTACACGGTTTAATTCTTCCTCTAAACTAATAATTTCTGCCCCAGGTCGAGTTGATTGTCCCCCAATATCAAGAATATCAACTCCGGCTTCTACCAGTTGTTTTGCTTGATAAAAAGCTGTTTCTAAGCTATTAAAATCTCCGCCATCGCTAAAA comes from Planktothrix serta PCC 8927 and encodes:
- the folP gene encoding dihydropteroate synthase codes for the protein MTFLNPLKIRETSFQWGKRTYIMGVLNVTPDSFSDGGDFNSLETAFYQAKQLVEAGVDILDIGGQSTRPGAEIISLEEELNRVIPVIEAIRNSSDEVLAEIPISVDTTRSQVAEVAVKAGGDMINDISGATFDPEMLSVVAQLNVPIILMHLRGTPKTMQTLTDYQDLIEELKQFLQDRIQAAITLGIPREHLIIDPGIGFAKTCEQNLEILRNLTKLRSLHCPILVGTSRKSFIGHLLNQPDPKQRVWGTAATCVVAIANSADILRVHDVKEMVDVSRVADAIYRVNI